In Flavobacterium sp. N1736, the following are encoded in one genomic region:
- a CDS encoding DUF5977 domain-containing protein encodes MVSYSPNTAAFLKYGDQPVSKYTGIPGISIPVYTISSNNFNLPINLTYHAGGIKIEEEASWTGLGWSLNYGGQISRVIRGRDDFEVKGFFRTAKPFKDPNAVSALSANTQVINGVYVPMKAVNGTTEMYVKTDDSYYGIGQPNDFGSQIGPDGEPDIFNFQAGSYSGKFIIDRPTVGGEIYSLKLLSSESKLKVTLNTSDNTFSIITPDGVFYEYAVKDLQQSMTTDGPEVIGKKLFDQSYFYYPASKKRQYTTTWYLSKIVLTNGKIIEFGYASEDVVSFSRNQTITMAVKKPAADIQNESLGYFTNTPPFIITKFITTQKLISSIKLGSLLINFTKINDRTDIRCDPQTQQAGRLSQIAIGYNGAIFKTLMLWQDYFDAGTNSGDLYNKRLRLYRFSEFSQGQFETHTFSYNSEVDGVTTNLPEKDAFSQDYWGYYNGKTNNVPFLVPNLKEFNLYPSYASDIATKFSDRSVDAKYAAIGALSQITYPTGGITKFVYESNDFSNVPSITSSNVQGLSNLTGPPVGYDTADPSYPLNYGNIQGGGIRIKKIFTYDCNSDKVKETRYDYSNNGISTGKLMFQMIFHGSDEENYSYTYTQGGQGGFVNSKKYVTRVSSNSTYSLGSSAQGSPVGYSNVKEFVNGQLQEEDFFENKVEKQHSGFHFAIQPGCGTFELPCMVYNPSMPSYQITGPDYLYNRSQKNFSTSNIPNVINYSNGALIKKVIYKTISGTASPIAETVYGYEKIDKGYVEGLVERQYIPGGDNISCAAYFYKVPMSVNLLKTQITTSFEGAAQITETVNMSYNADNQLSAKTKNNSKGQLLQEKYFYPQDIVLTPGNFPGQPATTYSQMTLQNQIDQPVKVENYTGSTLMNAFETISQQVGSVAVTNAGIFKPVTTKEYKQQMLTNETTYKYDNQGNLKEAKRNGGAPVAYLWNYEKSYPVAEAKNADAADIAYTSFETDDDGGWTRSGTILTDGVTGLRSLNGSVNFSTNPAKSYIVSVWSKTGTSITINGQVPQVKAVAGTYSQYELTVSGSSTVTVAGLNIDEVRLYPTGSLMSTYTFKPFVGMISENSANNNIKYYEYDLWNRLSITKDRDKNILNKNEYRLTGARSACNIFLSKKAVASVYPQCASNAFGIPVTITIPEAEHYSIVSQAEADSKSNALAQSLGSGQGVCVPKLYLNYIQENGGTSITIGFTPPEGSNQFVVSWNDITYHQYSGQTSVSTTSPVITLPAAGRTYTISVTAKYGVYSTSDGRNFSLESFGNVTMSQNFIKASCSCPVAYTVHAGTYTADTQAAANQMAQNDINANGQAYVNSH; translated from the coding sequence TTGGTATCATATAGTCCAAATACGGCTGCTTTTTTGAAATATGGAGATCAACCTGTAAGTAAATACACAGGTATTCCAGGTATTTCTATTCCTGTTTATACTATTAGCAGCAATAACTTTAATCTGCCTATAAATCTTACTTATCATGCCGGAGGAATCAAAATTGAAGAAGAAGCTTCCTGGACAGGACTAGGCTGGTCTTTAAATTATGGTGGACAAATATCCCGTGTAATCAGAGGGCGGGACGATTTTGAGGTTAAAGGCTTCTTTAGAACTGCTAAACCTTTTAAAGATCCTAATGCTGTCAGCGCACTATCCGCTAATACTCAGGTAATCAATGGTGTATATGTGCCTATGAAAGCTGTAAATGGAACAACCGAAATGTACGTCAAGACAGATGATTCATATTACGGTATTGGACAACCGAATGATTTCGGGAGTCAGATAGGTCCGGATGGAGAGCCTGATATTTTTAATTTTCAAGCAGGTAGTTATTCAGGTAAATTTATTATTGATCGACCAACCGTGGGTGGTGAAATATATTCACTTAAGCTATTAAGTAGTGAAAGTAAATTAAAAGTTACTCTTAACACATCTGATAATACATTCAGTATCATTACACCAGATGGCGTTTTTTATGAGTATGCTGTTAAGGATTTACAACAAAGCATGACTACAGACGGGCCTGAAGTTATTGGAAAAAAGCTATTTGATCAGAGTTATTTTTATTACCCCGCATCAAAAAAGCGCCAGTATACTACTACATGGTATCTTTCAAAAATTGTTCTGACAAATGGGAAAATCATAGAGTTTGGTTATGCCAGCGAAGATGTTGTATCGTTTAGCAGAAATCAGACGATTACTATGGCCGTTAAAAAGCCTGCTGCTGATATTCAGAATGAATCTTTGGGATATTTCACCAATACACCTCCTTTTATTATTACAAAATTTATTACTACACAAAAACTTATCAGTTCTATTAAACTGGGAAGTCTTCTTATAAATTTTACCAAAATAAATGATCGAACCGATATTCGTTGTGACCCACAAACACAGCAGGCCGGCAGATTATCACAAATTGCTATTGGTTATAATGGTGCAATTTTTAAGACCTTGATGTTATGGCAGGATTATTTTGATGCCGGTACCAACAGTGGAGATTTATATAATAAACGCCTAAGGCTGTATCGATTTAGTGAATTTAGTCAGGGACAATTTGAAACACATACTTTTTCTTATAATTCTGAAGTTGATGGTGTTACAACAAACCTACCGGAAAAAGACGCTTTTAGTCAGGATTATTGGGGATATTATAATGGTAAAACCAACAACGTACCATTTTTGGTACCTAACCTAAAGGAGTTTAATTTATACCCAAGTTATGCATCTGATATTGCAACAAAATTTTCAGACAGATCTGTTGATGCAAAATATGCCGCTATTGGGGCCTTATCACAAATTACATATCCAACCGGAGGGATTACCAAATTTGTTTATGAATCTAACGATTTTTCAAATGTGCCTTCAATTACTAGTAGTAATGTCCAGGGACTATCAAATTTAACTGGTCCACCTGTAGGTTATGATACAGCTGATCCAAGTTACCCTTTAAACTATGGAAATATTCAGGGCGGGGGGATACGAATAAAAAAGATTTTTACATATGATTGTAATTCGGACAAGGTAAAAGAAACTCGATATGACTATAGCAATAATGGAATAAGTACCGGAAAACTAATGTTTCAAATGATATTTCATGGAAGCGATGAAGAAAACTATTCGTATACTTATACTCAGGGAGGGCAAGGAGGATTCGTTAATTCAAAAAAATATGTGACAAGAGTTAGTTCAAATAGTACTTACAGTTTGGGCAGCAGCGCACAAGGATCGCCTGTTGGATATTCAAATGTCAAAGAGTTTGTCAATGGGCAGCTTCAGGAAGAAGATTTTTTTGAAAATAAAGTTGAAAAACAACACTCTGGTTTTCACTTTGCCATACAACCCGGATGTGGCACATTCGAACTTCCATGTATGGTATATAATCCGTCAATGCCTTCTTATCAAATAACAGGACCTGACTATTTATATAATCGTTCTCAAAAAAACTTTTCAACATCTAACATACCCAATGTTATCAATTATTCTAACGGGGCTTTGATAAAAAAGGTTATTTACAAAACCATTTCGGGCACTGCATCTCCTATTGCAGAAACTGTGTACGGATATGAAAAAATTGATAAAGGTTATGTTGAAGGTTTAGTTGAAAGACAATATATTCCCGGTGGCGACAATATTTCATGTGCGGCCTACTTTTATAAAGTACCAATGTCGGTAAATTTATTAAAAACACAGATAACTACCAGTTTTGAAGGTGCAGCACAAATAACAGAAACCGTCAACATGAGTTATAATGCAGATAATCAGCTGTCAGCAAAAACAAAAAACAATAGTAAAGGACAGCTATTACAAGAAAAATATTTTTATCCTCAGGATATTGTTTTAACACCTGGTAATTTTCCTGGTCAACCCGCAACAACATATTCGCAAATGACCTTGCAAAATCAGATTGACCAGCCGGTAAAAGTTGAGAATTATACTGGTAGTACTTTAATGAATGCTTTTGAAACAATCTCTCAACAAGTAGGCTCTGTTGCTGTTACTAATGCAGGAATATTTAAGCCTGTTACTACAAAAGAATATAAACAGCAAATGCTGACGAATGAAACGACATACAAATACGATAATCAGGGGAATTTGAAAGAAGCAAAAAGAAACGGTGGTGCACCGGTTGCTTATTTATGGAATTATGAAAAATCGTATCCGGTTGCTGAGGCTAAAAACGCAGACGCAGCAGATATTGCTTACACAAGCTTTGAAACCGATGATGATGGTGGCTGGACAAGAAGTGGCACCATTTTAACTGATGGCGTAACCGGCCTTCGTTCATTAAATGGATCTGTCAATTTTTCAACAAATCCGGCAAAAAGTTATATCGTTTCTGTATGGAGTAAAACAGGTACGTCAATAACAATAAATGGACAAGTACCACAGGTTAAGGCTGTAGCCGGAACATATAGTCAATATGAACTGACAGTATCTGGCTCATCTACCGTAACTGTAGCCGGATTGAATATTGATGAAGTAAGACTGTATCCTACCGGATCATTGATGTCAACTTATACCTTTAAACCTTTTGTTGGAATGATTTCAGAAAACAGTGCCAATAATAATATCAAATACTATGAATACGATTTATGGAACAGACTCTCTATAACAAAGGATAGAGACAAGAACATTCTTAATAAAAATGAATATAGACTGACAGGAGCCCGAAGTGCTTGCAACATTTTTTTGAGCAAAAAAGCAGTGGCATCCGTTTATCCTCAATGTGCGTCTAATGCTTTTGGAATACCTGTTACCATCACAATTCCCGAAGCAGAGCACTATTCTATAGTTTCCCAAGCTGAAGCAGATAGCAAGTCTAATGCCCTTGCCCAATCATTAGGAAGCGGCCAAGGTGTGTGTGTTCCAAAATTGTACTTAAACTACATACAAGAAAATGGAGGCACTTCAATTACTATTGGTTTTACTCCGCCTGAAGGTTCAAATCAATTTGTAGTGAGTTGGAATGATATAACGTATCATCAATATAGTGGACAAACTTCGGTAAGCACAACCTCTCCTGTAATTACTTTGCCTGCAGCAGGTAGAACTTATACAATTAGTGTAACTGCAAAATATGGAGTTTATTCAACATCTGATGGTAGGAATTTCTCTTTAGAATCCTTTGGCAATGTTACAATGAGCCAAAATTTCATTAAAGCCAGTTGCTCATGCCCAGTTGCTTACACAGTGCATGCAGGTACATATACTGCAGATACACAAGCCGCTGCAAATCAAATGGCACAAAATGATATTAATGCTAATGGACAGGCTTATGTGAATAGTCACTAA
- a CDS encoding MurR/RpiR family transcriptional regulator — translation MYSVNKELLNSLEKNIYSILIQEIKRNNTLSITDAASICDCSPSKISKFVHKLGFKNYKEYLAFISGKTATVITNESERLNKFLENFNSEIIDEFTAYIQKFEKIILFGYGPSFIAGQYFEYKLRNLLEIPIWAVAHETSINDLLSKNNLVIIFSVTGQFKSFKELYENVISKNSKVAFILEENRTEFLEAYDYTITLSNYLQNPELLPHEKTRTTFFAFIEAVIKKLENSFFENTKQKI, via the coding sequence ATGTATAGCGTCAATAAAGAGCTGCTCAACTCTCTGGAGAAAAATATTTATTCCATTCTAATTCAGGAAATAAAAAGAAACAATACATTATCTATTACGGATGCTGCCTCAATTTGTGATTGTTCGCCTTCTAAAATTTCAAAATTTGTACATAAGCTGGGATTTAAAAACTATAAGGAATATTTAGCTTTTATAAGCGGAAAAACAGCTACTGTAATCACAAATGAAAGCGAGCGCCTGAATAAATTCTTAGAGAATTTTAATTCTGAAATTATTGATGAATTCACCGCCTATATTCAGAAATTTGAAAAAATTATTTTATTTGGTTACGGTCCTTCGTTTATTGCGGGTCAGTATTTTGAATATAAGCTTAGAAATCTACTAGAAATCCCGATATGGGCAGTTGCTCATGAAACATCGATAAACGATTTATTGAGTAAAAATAATCTGGTCATTATTTTTTCTGTCACCGGACAATTCAAATCTTTTAAGGAATTGTACGAGAATGTCATTTCAAAAAATAGCAAAGTCGCTTTTATATTAGAAGAAAACCGTACTGAATTTTTAGAAGCATACGATTACACTATTACGCTAAGCAATTATTTGCAAAATCCGGAATTACTGCCTCACGAAAAAACAAGGACAACTTTTTTCGCTTTTATCGAAGCGGTAATTAAAAAATTAGAAAATTCATTTTTTGAAAATACTAAACAAAAAATATAA